In the genome of Candoia aspera isolate rCanAsp1 chromosome 12, rCanAsp1.hap2, whole genome shotgun sequence, the window CCTGTGGAAACCTCGGGGATCTGACACTGCCTCTCTCCACTCCGGTTCTGCCACCTGACTGAGCTCCTCTCCTCTCAGGATGTTGGAATGCTTCCTACCTCCAGCCACCCAGCCTCTGCCCTAAGGCACCCAAAAGCTTCATGATTCAGGAGGGGGACTGGGGCGGGGCCCATGCCCCCCAACCGGCCTATCCTCGCTTCATGCTCGGCAGTCcccttgccccctccctcccccggaGAGCAAACCTCAGCGGCTGTGGGACCATCCCCGCCTCACCTTCATGCCGAAAGTGAAGATGGTGATGAAGACCTTCAGGAGGAGGGCCAGCACCAGCTGCCACATGGCCGTGCGGACGCCTGCGCCAGCAGCCCGGTGGGGCAGGTCGTCCCCTTTGGTGCCGTTAGAGGCGCTGAGGTAGTCGCAGAGCTTGGAGGAGTCCAGGAGGCTGCAGTCGTTGAAGAGCTCCGAGATCAGCTCGCTGGTACTCATGCGGGTGTATTCATTGGGAAAGGCCAGCAGGGCGGTGAGGCCGGTGACCACCATCACCTCCGCCACCGGGTACCAGCCCAGCCTGGTAGTCTTGCGCCGCCGGCACCAGGCAATGTTACTGCGGATGAAGAAGGCCCCCCAGAGCCCCCCAAAGATGCCCAGCAGGACAAAAGGCGCCAGCTCCAGCAGGTGCCAGGGGCTGTGGAATTCCACGTAGAAGAGCACCAGGCGGCTGTTCCCAAACGGGTTGATGGAGCGCAGGGTGAAGGCCGCCACCAGTGCGGCGAAGAAGGAGCGCCACAGTGTCTTGAGTGGGAAGTAGTAGCTCACCTGCGTCAAGGCAGAGGGAGGGGCGGGCTCAGCTGCTGGGCCCTGCTCACCCGCAGCCCAAGGACTGCCATCCCCGTGGCTGTCTGGGCATCAAAGGCAGCAGGAGAGCCCCAGCGGGGAGCAGGCCAAGGGCAACCCTGAGCTTTCTTTACCTCTTCTAGACTGAACAGAACGCCTCCGATGGGCGCGCCAAAGGCCACCGACACGCCAGCAGCCGCAGCAGCCGACAACACCTAGATGGAGGACAGCCGTCAGCAGCGCCCCTTGCGGTGAGACAGGCCAGAAGCAGCCGCCCATTTCCTCTTCACCTTTCAGCTTCCTCAGCAGCTTCCTCAGAAGGTGCAGCCAGCTGTGGCCATCCCACCCTCCCCAAGCATGCCTGCCCGTGCCAGGTCTGTGCCAAGTGACGAGCCTGGCCCCAGAGCTCACCTCCCGGCGCTTGGCCTCGTTCTTCCTGTACTTGGTGAAGAGGTGGCAAAGGATGTTGCCACAGCAGCAGGCAACGTGGACCAGGGGACCCTCCTTCCCCAGGCTCAGGCCTGACGAGACGGCCAGCACCAGGGTGACAGTCTTGATGAGCAGCGTCCACTTGCCCAGGTAACCTCGGATGATGAAGCCACTGAGGATGGTTTTGATCTGGAAGGCAACGAAAGCTGCTGGGGCGGGGAGGAAAAGTGTTTTGCCAAAGAGCCCATCAACTTCCTTTGCAAACCCTAAGAGTGCAGAACCACTTGGGAGTGAAGCATGGGCCCTGGGCGAGAGGGGCATCATGTGGGGCAGAACAggaagtggcgggggggggggtaaaagaAGGCAGTGCCCCAGAACCTGCCATGCTAAAGCTTGAGCAGACCCTCCCTCACCTGGAGGGGGGCCGAGAGCGGACTCACCTCCGGGATCCCTGAGCCACAGGCGTATGGCGCAAAGCCCCGGACAAGCAAAACAGCCAGGAAGGAGAAGAGCAGCGCCCAAAGGACGTAGATGAAGTAGTTGAGGGCGTAGCTAAGCGCTCCCTGCAAGGGCAAGAAGCAGCGGGTGGCCCGTGAGGCTGGCTGGGCCGATCCGCAGGGCCAGCCCGTCGCCTTGAGCAACAGGCCCCGCTCCCACCTCCAGAAGCCGACCTAGATGCACACCCCTTCCTCTCTGCCGGTCAGCAGCTGGGCCCAGGTCCTCCACTCCGGGCACTTGTCCCTGTCCTGGAAGGTCGTCTCGGGCGAGTTCCAGCAGCAGTGCTCGTGGTTGTACCAGAAGCCATTCAGGCAGACCCCCTCCTTCAGGTCTGTCATCCAGTGGGCGCTTATGTCGATCATGCCAGCCAATGCCCCTGTGGTCAGAGATGGGAGGGTTGTGGGGGGGTGCGACCAAGCCCGCCCCCGCTCTGCCCAGCAGCACCGGCCGCTCACCTGCAAACAAGCCGATGAACAGCATCAGCAGCCACCCCGAGAAAGCGTCGCTGACGCTGTGCACCAAGGCCCACGTGGATTCTTTGCTCCTGTTGGCGATCTAGGGAGGGGGGGGCATTCAGAGGCAGTCCTCTTCCGTGCAGCTCTGTGTCTAGCCCCCGCACCTGGGACCAGGGTGCTCTGGGAACGTGGGAGAAAGGTCTCTTCCCAGGGGCCACGCTGACGGTGAGCGAGTCACGTGGCAGCGCTGAAGCCAGGACAGACTGGTAGCGGCCTGCTCCCCTCCCTCTGTGCCCACTCTCAGCCCAGCATGTTTCTTGGATGTAGGCCAGCCCCCCTGACCATTTCCGGTCCCTGTCAGAGATTGACCTTTTCCCAGCTCTGAGTCCCGGCCGCTCTGGGATCAAAACATGACTCCCACTGAAACACAAACCTTTGCACGAAGCTGCAGAAGCCCCTTCCCCACCCACGAGGGCCTGGAGGGCAACAGGCCCACCTGGGCAGCCCTGACTGACCTCTCGATGCCTGTCTCGGTCCCGAGACTTCTCGCGCACCCAGTCAATGGTGTTGAAGTCTTCGTATGTCCCCACGCCGGGGAGAGGCACCTCCAGGAAGTCCATCACCTGCCTGGCCCCATTCATCCCGCCTCCATTGTACGAGGAGAAGCCTGCCGGGGATCGCGAGACGCCGCTTACCTCCTTCGCGTCCCCACAGGACGGAATGCAAAGTCCCAGGAGAACAAAGGCGTTTCAGAAGGCGACGACGGGGCAAGTTAATCTTTAAGCAGCTTCCCAGGGAGACGGAGGGGAGGACTGATAAAATGGCTGCAGAAAAACTGCCCAAACTTCACTTCACTTGGAGCCAAGACTAAGACCACCCTCCATGGCAGGTTATTAAAATGAGACCTGGCTGCTGACAGCCCTTCGTCccggggggcagggggtgggggggcaggcaaGCAGTCACACCTTTCCTGCTGCCTTCCAAACTCCAGCTTTCCTTTCCACTGGAGCCCACGGGCACACACAAGAAGCCACAATCACTGCTTCAAAGATGGGCATCAGGATGTCATCGCATAACGGATACAATTACGTGGTATTAATTCCATCAGAGGTGACAGGATGCCTCGCTGTTCAGGCTCAGATATTTTCACTCTAGATGTCTGCCCCAACCCTTGCTAAAACTCACTCCTATTCTAATGGGCAGGAAAAGATAATTGGGTTGGGTGGCCCCATTACCTTTCCTTGCTTGGGATTGCTCGGAGCAGAAAACCCGCTCCGATGTCATCTCGGCCTGTGTGGATCCCTGCCAACGATCAGACCCAAACGGAAAGCTTCTGTCTGCAGCAAGCTCTCTGCCACTGGGTTCAGCTCCCAATGCATCAGGCTGAATTTTGTTTAGTCTGAAAGCTCACTCCTTCATCATCTTAACATTAACCAGTCTGGTGGAAAGACTCACTCATTCTGTAAAATCTATAGAGTTCCAAATCATTTGGGATCAGCTGTTAGGGAAGGCAGAAAAGCCAGTGTTGCATACATCTTAGCCACTGGTCCAGGACTTCCCTGTTCAACTTGGAGCAATATTCAGGGTGGCTCTGGGGAATCTGCTGCTCTTTGGAGCACACCAAACACAACGCTACTGTGGTTTGTAGTGAACAAAACTGCAAATACACCCTGGGGGAGTCACTTGCGCCAACCACACCGGTGTAATGTGGTGAGCCTCTACTGCAGGTGATGAGGATGCCATAAATATCACCAAATCTTCAAGCTGGAGAGGAGCTAATAGGTCACCTAAGTCCCAGCACAGATTCCTAATTAGGAAACCTCCTGACCTCTGCTTAAAAATTTCTGCCCAAGGGAAGTCCACTACCTTGGTAACTGGAACCCCAGTTTGCATCCACCCCTCCCAAAACTTCGAGAAACAACTGCTCGATCCTATGTGCGACAATCCTTCAGGCACACATATAAG includes:
- the CLCN5 gene encoding H(+)/Cl(-) exchange transporter 5 isoform X2, whose amino-acid sequence is MNSKGFRHGSFQGSSSDEDMVEVAGGVLDFSMADDVPPLDREAMEGFSSYNGGGMNGARQVMDFLEVPLPGVGTYEDFNTIDWVREKSRDRDRHREIANRSKESTWALVHSVSDAFSGWLLMLFIGLFAGALAGMIDISAHWMTDLKEGVCLNGFWYNHEHCCWNSPETTFQDRDKCPEWRTWAQLLTGREEGGALSYALNYFIYVLWALLFSFLAVLLVRGFAPYACGSGIPEIKTILSGFIIRGYLGKWTLLIKTVTLVLAVSSGLSLGKEGPLVHVACCCGNILCHLFTKYRKNEAKRREVLSAAAAAGVSVAFGAPIGGVLFSLEEVSYYFPLKTLWRSFFAALVAAFTLRSINPFGNSRLVLFYVEFHSPWHLLELAPFVLLGIFGGLWGAFFIRSNIAWCRRRKTTRLGWYPVAEVMVVTGLTALLAFPNEYTRMSTSELISELFNDCSLLDSSKLCDYLSASNGTKGDDLPHRAAGAGVRTAMWQLVLALLLKVFITIFTFGMKVPSGLFIPSMAVGAIAGRLLGVGMEQLAFYHHDWLIFKGWCSQGADCITPGLYAMVGAAACLGGVTRMTVSLVVIMFELTGGLEYIVPLMAAAMTSKWVADAIGREGIYDAHIRLNGYPFLEAKEEFTHKTLAMDVMRPRHNDPALTVLTQDSMRVEDVEAIIRETTYSGYPVVVSRESQRLVGFVLRRDLIISIESARKKQEGIVSSSVIYFTDHHPPLPPCSPSMLKLRSILDLSPFTVTDQTPMEIVVDIFRKLGLRQCLVTHNGKLLGIITKKDVLKHIAQMANQDPDSILFN
- the CLCN5 gene encoding H(+)/Cl(-) exchange transporter 5 isoform X3: MNGARQVMDFLEVPLPGVGTYEDFNTIDWVREKSRDRDRHREIANRSKESTWALVHSVSDAFSGWLLMLFIGLFAGALAGMIDISAHWMTDLKEGVCLNGFWYNHEHCCWNSPETTFQDRDKCPEWRTWAQLLTGREEGGALSYALNYFIYVLWALLFSFLAVLLVRGFAPYACGSGIPEIKTILSGFIIRGYLGKWTLLIKTVTLVLAVSSGLSLGKEGPLVHVACCCGNILCHLFTKYRKNEAKRREVLSAAAAAGVSVAFGAPIGGVLFSLEEVSYYFPLKTLWRSFFAALVAAFTLRSINPFGNSRLVLFYVEFHSPWHLLELAPFVLLGIFGGLWGAFFIRSNIAWCRRRKTTRLGWYPVAEVMVVTGLTALLAFPNEYTRMSTSELISELFNDCSLLDSSKLCDYLSASNGTKGDDLPHRAAGAGVRTAMWQLVLALLLKVFITIFTFGMKVPSGLFIPSMAVGAIAGRLLGVGMEQLAFYHHDWLIFKGWCSQGADCITPGLYAMVGAAACLGGVTRMTVSLVVIMFELTGGLEYIVPLMAAAMTSKWVADAIGREGIYDAHIRLNGYPFLEAKEEFTHKTLAMDVMRPRHNDPALTVLTQDSMRVEDVEAIIRETTYSGYPVVVSRESQRLVGFVLRRDLIISIESARKKQEGIVSSSVIYFTDHHPPLPPCSPSMLKLRSILDLSPFTVTDQTPMEIVVDIFRKLGLRQCLVTHNGKLLGIITKKDVLKHIAQMANQDPDSILFN
- the CLCN5 gene encoding H(+)/Cl(-) exchange transporter 5 isoform X1, producing MGVSKAAAVMKTWWRLQGGCWISPWLMTFLLWTERRWKEVSGVSRSPAGFSSYNGGGMNGARQVMDFLEVPLPGVGTYEDFNTIDWVREKSRDRDRHREIANRSKESTWALVHSVSDAFSGWLLMLFIGLFAGALAGMIDISAHWMTDLKEGVCLNGFWYNHEHCCWNSPETTFQDRDKCPEWRTWAQLLTGREEGGALSYALNYFIYVLWALLFSFLAVLLVRGFAPYACGSGIPEIKTILSGFIIRGYLGKWTLLIKTVTLVLAVSSGLSLGKEGPLVHVACCCGNILCHLFTKYRKNEAKRREVLSAAAAAGVSVAFGAPIGGVLFSLEEVSYYFPLKTLWRSFFAALVAAFTLRSINPFGNSRLVLFYVEFHSPWHLLELAPFVLLGIFGGLWGAFFIRSNIAWCRRRKTTRLGWYPVAEVMVVTGLTALLAFPNEYTRMSTSELISELFNDCSLLDSSKLCDYLSASNGTKGDDLPHRAAGAGVRTAMWQLVLALLLKVFITIFTFGMKVPSGLFIPSMAVGAIAGRLLGVGMEQLAFYHHDWLIFKGWCSQGADCITPGLYAMVGAAACLGGVTRMTVSLVVIMFELTGGLEYIVPLMAAAMTSKWVADAIGREGIYDAHIRLNGYPFLEAKEEFTHKTLAMDVMRPRHNDPALTVLTQDSMRVEDVEAIIRETTYSGYPVVVSRESQRLVGFVLRRDLIISIESARKKQEGIVSSSVIYFTDHHPPLPPCSPSMLKLRSILDLSPFTVTDQTPMEIVVDIFRKLGLRQCLVTHNGKLLGIITKKDVLKHIAQMANQDPDSILFN